A genome region from Dickeya chrysanthemi NCPPB 402 includes the following:
- a CDS encoding SymE family type I addiction module toxin: MADAHSTPDTTVFKISQHEHFTHVGHHPVKGNHDTPAINIAGQWLKEAGFRLGQPLKLRVMPGYIVITVQDIRALWQDLHALSIA; this comes from the coding sequence ATGGCTGACGCGCATTCTACGCCAGACACCACCGTTTTTAAAATCTCGCAACATGAGCACTTTACCCATGTCGGGCATCATCCCGTTAAAGGCAATCATGATACGCCTGCCATCAACATAGCCGGGCAGTGGCTGAAGGAAGCCGGATTCCGCCTCGGGCAGCCGCTGAAGCTGCGTGTGATGCCCGGCTACATCGTGATTACCGTGCAGGATATTCGCGCACTGTGGCAAGACCTGCACGCACTGAGTATCGCGTGA
- a CDS encoding helix-turn-helix domain-containing protein has protein sequence MEQYDWHPADIIAGLRKRGTTLAAVSREAGLVSSTLANTLVRHWPKGERLIANALNKRPEEIWPSRYHDLKCAPSGEGKSE, from the coding sequence ATGGAGCAATATGACTGGCATCCTGCGGATATCATTGCGGGTTTAAGGAAGCGGGGAACAACGCTGGCGGCGGTTTCGAGAGAAGCTGGGCTGGTTTCGTCTACGCTGGCAAATACGCTGGTGCGGCATTGGCCTAAAGGTGAGCGCTTGATCGCCAACGCGTTGAATAAACGGCCTGAAGAAATCTGGCCTTCGCGGTATCACGACCTCAAGTGCGCACCGAGTGGGGAAGGGAAGTCAGAGTGA
- a CDS encoding helix-turn-helix domain-containing protein, giving the protein MKTSDSVKTLLGQRVKALRLQAGLSQEAFAEKCGLDRTYISGIERGVRNPTLEVLYVLATGLHTDLTTLFVFRDPA; this is encoded by the coding sequence ATGAAAACATCCGATTCGGTCAAAACCCTGCTGGGACAACGTGTTAAAGCGCTCAGATTGCAGGCGGGGCTATCTCAGGAAGCCTTCGCTGAAAAGTGCGGGCTGGATCGAACTTACATCAGCGGCATTGAGCGAGGGGTGAGAAACCCAACGCTTGAAGTGCTCTATGTTCTTGCGACTGGATTGCATACTGATCTCACCACGCTCTTCGTATTCCGCGATCCAGCCTAA
- a CDS encoding helix-turn-helix domain-containing protein, whose amino-acid sequence MKNTKDITARFGQRVKTLRLQAGLSQEAFADKCGLDRTYISGIERGVRNPTLEVIGVIADGLEIQLQSLFDF is encoded by the coding sequence ATGAAAAATACAAAAGACATTACCGCCCGTTTTGGGCAACGTGTAAAAACGCTTCGCTTACAGGCAGGACTCTCCCAAGAAGCCTTCGCCGACAAGTGCGGTTTGGATCGCACCTATATCAGCGGCATTGAGAGGGGCGTTAGGAATCCGACTCTGGAAGTGATTGGGGTGATTGCTGACGGGTTAGAGATTCAACTGCAAAGTTTATTTGATTTTTAA
- a CDS encoding H-NS family nucleoid-associated regulatory protein, whose product MSEALKILNNIRTLRAQARETDLPTLEEMLEKLTAIVEDRREEEASAQQQNAERQAKIEALRAKLLEDGIDPSELLGAVVTSKTAKTKRTPRPAKYKYTDENGNEQTWTGQGRTPKAIAAALESGKTLESFAI is encoded by the coding sequence ATGAGTGAAGCCCTAAAAATATTAAATAACATTCGCACCCTTCGTGCTCAGGCTCGTGAGACCGATCTGCCAACACTGGAAGAAATGCTGGAAAAACTGACCGCCATTGTTGAAGACCGGCGTGAAGAAGAAGCCAGCGCACAGCAACAAAACGCAGAGCGTCAGGCTAAAATTGAAGCCTTACGTGCAAAACTACTGGAAGATGGTATTGATCCGTCTGAACTGCTCGGCGCTGTTGTTACCAGTAAAACAGCAAAAACCAAACGCACTCCCCGTCCTGCCAAATACAAATATACCGATGAAAACGGCAACGAACAGACGTGGACAGGTCAGGGCCGAACGCCTAAAGCTATCGCTGCTGCGCTGGAAAGTGGTAAAACGCTGGAATCCTTTGCTATCTAA
- a CDS encoding ATP-binding protein: MVNIFFPERLDKDSLYGFFEELDANLDTPEVCLDCSTLRYSFPTGMLVAGSKIRTWVRARHGNKLRTVKAGVNSEHSVHSYLSHLGFFDYILMGEGNAIGEASGSSSYLPITRIEKPVFNSNTQDVQEWYEEIMSVVRGLARIVSGTSSDTEENRLYNYALREIIRNVFEHSSASECYVCGQRWWDGKVEIAVIDEGIGIAESLKKSYHLQTDGEALHLAIKPGVSSTSNISQTENIYDNSGFGLYVLSQLASSFGWYVLGSGSSRIVGHSQTIVEEALNFNGTYFGMKLSNAPKQFSEILDDIIATGEKEAEASGISKKASGMSKLS, encoded by the coding sequence ATGGTCAATATATTTTTTCCTGAACGATTAGATAAAGATAGCCTCTATGGTTTTTTTGAAGAGTTAGATGCTAACTTAGATACGCCAGAGGTTTGCTTAGACTGCTCTACCTTAAGATATTCATTTCCTACAGGGATGCTAGTTGCTGGTTCAAAAATAAGAACTTGGGTTAGAGCGCGACATGGCAATAAATTAAGAACAGTAAAGGCAGGTGTTAATAGTGAGCATTCAGTTCATTCTTATTTATCGCATTTGGGGTTTTTTGACTATATATTAATGGGGGAGGGAAATGCCATAGGCGAAGCGTCAGGATCTTCAAGTTATTTACCTATTACTAGAATCGAAAAGCCAGTTTTTAACTCAAATACTCAGGATGTGCAGGAGTGGTATGAAGAAATTATGTCGGTTGTAAGAGGATTAGCACGAATTGTCTCTGGTACATCCTCAGACACAGAGGAAAATAGGCTATATAATTATGCATTGCGTGAAATAATTAGAAATGTATTTGAGCACTCAAGTGCATCTGAGTGTTATGTTTGTGGGCAGAGATGGTGGGATGGAAAGGTTGAGATTGCTGTAATTGACGAAGGTATTGGTATCGCAGAGTCGTTAAAAAAATCATATCACTTACAAACTGATGGAGAAGCATTACATTTAGCGATTAAACCTGGTGTTTCCAGTACATCAAATATTTCTCAAACGGAAAATATTTATGATAATTCCGGCTTTGGACTCTACGTGTTATCTCAACTTGCTTCAAGCTTTGGTTGGTATGTGCTCGGTAGTGGTTCTTCACGAATTGTTGGACATTCGCAAACTATAGTCGAAGAAGCGTTGAATTTTAATGGTACTTATTTTGGGATGAAACTATCTAATGCCCCTAAGCAATTTAGTGAAATTCTTGATGATATAATTGCCACGGGTGAAAAAGAAGCTGAAGCAAGTGGTATTAGTAAAAAAGCATCTGGGATGTCAAAGTTAAGTTAA
- a CDS encoding DUF5677 domain-containing protein, whose translation MQMTQEEYENLTNSISNEEVAGVMFDSLLKIHMELEGVVERMTIPDEWKYGLFKSFFKLYNTTLRLSESSSYVFRPDVTYIDIKAINVQIRSCHELYLLLQYITTNTISDGKYDEIQFKYECYRLSGALDSKRTYEKIKKAPGYIELYKNQIDHVLSEISESREFIRNSPVYKLLKNEIKKSVCNGNWRISSEKKLSWNDLLEYTPMPREYGSFEYHLLSMYAHTSLTALKLEAQHDYNMIGALSHLYKLSALVFNNIECF comes from the coding sequence ATGCAGATGACACAAGAAGAGTATGAAAATCTAACAAATAGTATAAGCAATGAAGAGGTTGCTGGAGTCATGTTTGATTCACTATTAAAAATTCACATGGAACTGGAGGGTGTTGTAGAACGAATGACAATACCAGATGAGTGGAAATATGGCCTGTTCAAATCATTCTTTAAACTTTACAATACCACGCTACGCCTATCAGAAAGTTCCAGTTACGTTTTTAGACCCGATGTAACGTATATAGATATTAAAGCCATTAATGTTCAGATAAGATCATGCCATGAATTGTATTTACTACTCCAATATATAACAACCAATACAATTAGTGATGGAAAATACGATGAAATACAATTCAAATATGAATGTTATCGACTTTCTGGCGCTTTAGACAGTAAGCGTACCTACGAGAAGATTAAGAAGGCACCCGGTTACATTGAACTGTATAAAAATCAAATAGATCATGTTCTTTCTGAGATTTCCGAATCGCGAGAATTTATTCGCAACAGCCCTGTTTATAAACTTTTAAAAAATGAAATCAAAAAATCTGTTTGTAATGGCAATTGGCGTATCTCTTCGGAGAAAAAACTAAGTTGGAATGATCTACTTGAGTATACGCCAATGCCTCGTGAATATGGTTCGTTTGAATATCATCTTCTCAGTATGTATGCTCACACAAGTCTTACAGCACTTAAATTAGAAGCCCAGCATGACTACAATATGATTGGTGCATTGTCACATCTCTATAAATTATCTGCTCTTGTGTTTAACAACATTGAATGCTTTTAA
- a CDS encoding DNA-damage-inducible protein J has translation MGTIHFRIDEETKRLAMKAAERQQVSLTELMRQRAEELAEEERQYQRHTGDEWLEAKIQEAFARYDAGEVQFISNDEASQRMAALKAQAARGEL, from the coding sequence ATGGGGACAATACACTTCAGAATTGACGAGGAAACCAAACGCCTGGCTATGAAGGCTGCTGAGCGTCAGCAGGTCAGTCTTACCGAACTGATGCGACAGCGTGCGGAAGAACTGGCCGAGGAAGAGCGACAGTACCAGCGCCATACCGGTGATGAATGGCTGGAAGCGAAAATTCAGGAAGCCTTCGCCCGTTACGATGCCGGTGAGGTCCAGTTCATCAGCAATGATGAGGCCAGTCAACGTATGGCGGCGCTGAAAGCGCAAGCCGCTCGGGGGGAACTGTGA
- a CDS encoding type II toxin-antitoxin system RelE/ParE family toxin → MTATVRWERQAIADREDIYRYLYQNAGLEVANATDDKFAAAVALLETTPEAGVSIGKLGERRKLVLARLPFILVYALKRHSGDVHILRLLHTARDVSARYRSR, encoded by the coding sequence GTGACGGCAACGGTTCGCTGGGAAAGGCAAGCTATCGCTGACCGCGAAGACATTTACCGTTACCTGTACCAGAACGCGGGACTGGAGGTCGCCAATGCCACCGATGACAAATTCGCCGCCGCAGTGGCGCTGCTGGAAACCACCCCGGAAGCGGGCGTCAGCATAGGGAAATTGGGAGAACGGCGTAAACTGGTGCTAGCCCGGCTGCCGTTTATTTTGGTCTATGCACTGAAACGCCACAGCGGCGACGTACATATCTTGCGACTATTGCATACCGCCCGGGATGTGTCGGCACGCTACCGTTCCAGATAA
- a CDS encoding TrbI/VirB10 family protein, with the protein MQPESQADSTPAPSDKVAPETLALRSRPRPVTRLNRRSLFILTGGLALAVLAATLWALQRPKPHDNGEPAERYNVERVAKTEALSRLPADYTRLPTKPAEVAPVLGPPLPGDMGPPMIRAAKAATPSGPDAYESASQARLKEAEDAAASPVFFRRGSQPVPPPASTSPYPAPIAADPMTEQGAVSGIRQDQKEAFLLGDMTDTRNHGDLRLPTSPYQVMAGTVIAGALVTGIRSDLPGPVIATVTEPVYDTATGHYLLIPQGSRLLGKYNSQVSYGQSRVQVVWNRIILPDTSSLTLDNLAGADPAGYIGLEDQVDWHWDRVIAGAAMTTLLGVGAELAAPENRQHGDRIILAGRDSLQDSVSQAGQELTRRNLDIQPTLTERPGLPVRIIVNRDLVLRPYQPLFFNQGSAR; encoded by the coding sequence ATGCAACCAGAATCACAGGCGGATAGCACGCCAGCACCGTCAGATAAAGTGGCCCCCGAGACACTGGCGCTGCGCAGCAGGCCACGCCCGGTGACCCGGCTGAATCGGCGATCGCTGTTCATCCTGACCGGCGGTTTGGCGCTGGCGGTGCTGGCAGCGACGCTGTGGGCGTTGCAGCGCCCCAAGCCGCATGATAACGGTGAACCGGCTGAACGTTATAACGTCGAGCGGGTGGCGAAAACCGAAGCACTAAGCCGGCTACCGGCGGATTACACCCGGTTGCCGACGAAACCTGCGGAGGTAGCGCCTGTGCTGGGGCCGCCGCTGCCGGGGGATATGGGACCGCCCATGATCCGCGCCGCTAAGGCGGCCACACCATCCGGGCCAGATGCCTATGAATCGGCGAGTCAGGCACGCCTGAAAGAAGCTGAAGACGCTGCCGCCTCGCCGGTGTTCTTTCGTCGTGGCAGCCAGCCGGTACCACCGCCGGCGTCCACCAGCCCATATCCAGCCCCGATTGCGGCTGACCCTATGACAGAACAGGGGGCGGTTTCCGGTATCCGGCAGGATCAGAAAGAGGCGTTCCTGCTCGGTGACATGACTGATACCCGAAATCACGGCGATCTGCGGCTACCGACTTCGCCTTATCAGGTGATGGCAGGAACAGTGATTGCCGGGGCGCTGGTGACCGGTATTCGTTCCGACCTGCCGGGGCCGGTGATCGCCACTGTCACCGAACCGGTCTACGACACGGCGACCGGACATTATCTGCTAATCCCGCAAGGCTCGCGCTTGCTGGGTAAATACAACAGCCAGGTCAGCTATGGGCAAAGCCGGGTTCAGGTGGTCTGGAACCGCATTATCCTGCCGGATACGTCGTCGCTGACGCTGGATAATCTGGCCGGTGCCGACCCGGCCGGTTATATCGGGCTGGAAGATCAGGTGGACTGGCATTGGGATCGTGTGATTGCCGGTGCAGCAATGACTACACTATTGGGGGTGGGAGCTGAACTCGCTGCCCCGGAGAACCGACAGCATGGCGATCGTATTATCCTTGCCGGACGTGACAGTTTGCAGGATTCGGTCAGTCAGGCGGGACAAGAGCTCACCCGGCGTAACCTCGATATTCAGCCGACACTGACCGAACGGCCAGGTCTGCCGGTTCGTATCATCGTCAACAGGGATTTGGTGTTAAGGCCGTATCAACCACTGTTTTTTAATCAGGGGAGTGCGCGCTGA
- the trbG gene encoding P-type conjugative transfer protein TrbG produces MRMWWYYGPACYLILALTGCRGMGNRPPVVDLDEPVPMPPASIVVGKGENGVPGRMGGELSGGNIWRVADNSDLSSWRYAEGTMYRLYTAPERVTVIALQPGETLTNVAAGDTARWIVGDTTSGSGSEQRVNIMVKPVRAGLKTNLVITTSRRVYLLLMTSGGTRWMVTVSWQYPADPALIPSPATSLRSPESALAPGRLHFRYAISGDRPPWFPRQVFDDGEKVYIRFPAGIAQGELPPLFVIGPQGDGQLVNYRFQPPYYVVDRLFGAAELRLGNGSAQVVRITRTDGRSP; encoded by the coding sequence ATGAGAATGTGGTGGTATTACGGTCCTGCCTGTTACCTGATACTGGCGCTGACCGGGTGTCGCGGTATGGGAAACCGGCCACCGGTTGTCGATCTGGATGAGCCTGTTCCGATGCCACCGGCCTCTATAGTGGTGGGGAAGGGGGAGAACGGAGTGCCTGGACGAATGGGGGGCGAACTGTCGGGTGGTAATATCTGGCGCGTTGCAGATAACAGCGACCTGTCGTCCTGGCGCTATGCCGAGGGGACGATGTATCGGCTTTATACGGCACCGGAGCGCGTCACCGTGATTGCCCTGCAACCGGGTGAAACACTGACAAATGTGGCGGCCGGTGATACGGCGCGCTGGATTGTCGGTGATACCACCAGCGGCTCGGGCAGCGAACAGCGCGTCAATATCATGGTCAAGCCGGTGCGGGCCGGGCTGAAAACCAACCTGGTGATCACCACCAGCCGGCGGGTTTATCTGTTGCTGATGACCTCCGGCGGGACGCGCTGGATGGTGACGGTGTCGTGGCAGTACCCGGCCGATCCGGCGTTGATACCCTCACCAGCCACATCGCTCCGGTCACCGGAAAGCGCACTGGCACCGGGCAGGCTCCACTTTCGTTACGCCATCAGCGGTGATCGCCCGCCGTGGTTCCCCCGACAGGTGTTTGATGACGGGGAAAAGGTCTATATCCGGTTTCCGGCCGGTATCGCGCAGGGTGAACTGCCGCCGCTGTTCGTCATCGGCCCACAGGGGGACGGACAACTGGTGAATTACCGGTTCCAGCCACCGTACTACGTGGTGGACCGGCTGTTCGGGGCGGCCGAGCTGCGGCTGGGCAATGGCAGTGCCCAGGTGGTGCGCATTACGCGTACCGATGGACGGAGCCCGTGA
- the trbF gene encoding conjugal transfer protein TrbF, with the protein MRFRRPQVHYGETPSPATPYQAAAEVWDTRIGTARVQARNWRLMAFGCLLLALLMAAALIWRAMQSALVPYVVEVEKSGEVRAVAPAVTTYQPSEAQIAYHLARFITLVRSLSLDPVVVRQNWLEAYAYTTDQGAAVLNAYARAQDPFGRIGNESVTVQIASVVRSSDRSFEVRWSEQHFIHGTPSGTGRWTAMLTVVQHTPRTEQQLRLNPLGIYINGLSWSRELAMPEGSQP; encoded by the coding sequence ATGCGTTTTCGGCGACCGCAGGTGCACTATGGCGAAACACCATCCCCCGCCACGCCGTATCAGGCGGCCGCCGAGGTGTGGGATACCCGCATCGGCACTGCTCGGGTGCAAGCCAGGAACTGGCGACTGATGGCCTTTGGCTGTCTGCTGCTGGCGTTGCTGATGGCGGCCGCTCTAATCTGGCGGGCGATGCAATCGGCCCTCGTCCCCTACGTGGTGGAGGTGGAAAAATCCGGGGAAGTGCGGGCGGTGGCCCCGGCGGTGACGACGTACCAGCCCAGCGAGGCACAAATCGCCTACCATCTGGCGCGTTTTATCACACTGGTGCGTTCACTCTCGCTTGACCCGGTTGTGGTGCGGCAGAACTGGCTGGAGGCGTATGCCTATACCACCGATCAGGGTGCTGCGGTGCTCAACGCCTATGCCCGCGCCCAGGATCCCTTTGGCCGTATTGGTAACGAGTCCGTCACGGTGCAGATTGCCAGTGTGGTGCGCTCCAGCGATCGATCGTTTGAAGTGCGCTGGAGCGAACAACACTTTATCCACGGCACTCCGTCGGGGACTGGACGCTGGACCGCCATGCTGACCGTTGTACAGCACACGCCGCGTACCGAACAGCAGTTACGGTTAAACCCGTTGGGCATTTATATCAACGGGTTGTCGTGGAGCCGGGAACTGGCGATGCCGGAAGGAAGTCAGCCATGA
- the trbL gene encoding P-type conjugative transfer protein TrbL has product MDDVSVIDRFLDTFSTYIDSGFGLVRGEVSFLTATLVAIDMTLAGLYWALSQAGGQGEDVMARLIRKVLYVGAFAYILNNFNGLSGIVFRSFAGLGLQAGGAALSLATFLQPGRLAKTGIETAAPLLHQIDRLSGFPDVFINIVPVTVMLLAWLVVVLSFFALAIQLFVTLVEFRLTTLAGFVLVPFALWNKTAFLAEKVLGNVVASGVKVLVLAVIVGIGTGLFGSLALSPDDPSLDQALVAMLASLALLALGIFGPGIATGLVSGAPQLGAGALAGTALGVAGVAAGTSALAQAAGTVAHTLRSAEHGSSSGGPTLRESDREGG; this is encoded by the coding sequence ATGGACGATGTGTCGGTGATTGACCGCTTCCTCGATACCTTTTCGACCTACATCGACTCCGGGTTTGGACTGGTGCGCGGTGAAGTCTCCTTTCTGACCGCCACGCTGGTGGCGATCGACATGACGCTGGCGGGGTTGTACTGGGCGCTGTCGCAGGCGGGCGGGCAGGGAGAGGATGTGATGGCACGGCTGATCCGCAAGGTACTCTATGTCGGCGCGTTTGCTTACATACTCAACAACTTCAACGGGCTGTCGGGAATAGTGTTTCGCTCATTTGCCGGGTTGGGCCTGCAGGCCGGTGGTGCGGCGCTGAGTCTGGCTACGTTTCTGCAGCCCGGGCGGTTAGCCAAAACCGGTATAGAGACGGCTGCCCCTCTGCTGCATCAAATCGACCGCCTGAGTGGTTTCCCTGATGTGTTCATCAATATTGTGCCCGTCACCGTCATGCTGCTGGCCTGGTTGGTGGTGGTACTGAGTTTCTTCGCGCTGGCGATACAACTGTTCGTCACGTTGGTGGAGTTCCGGCTGACCACACTGGCGGGGTTTGTGCTGGTGCCGTTCGCACTGTGGAACAAGACGGCGTTTCTGGCAGAGAAAGTGCTGGGCAATGTGGTGGCATCCGGTGTGAAGGTGCTGGTACTGGCGGTGATCGTGGGGATCGGCACCGGTCTGTTCGGTTCGCTGGCCCTGAGTCCGGATGACCCCTCGTTGGATCAGGCGTTGGTCGCCATGCTGGCGTCGCTTGCACTGTTGGCACTGGGGATTTTCGGACCGGGAATTGCCACCGGGTTGGTGAGCGGCGCACCGCAACTGGGGGCCGGAGCGTTGGCCGGAACGGCGCTGGGAGTCGCTGGCGTCGCGGCGGGAACCAGCGCGCTGGCGCAGGCGGCGGGCACGGTGGCGCATACGTTGCGCAGTGCAGAGCACGGCAGCAGCAGCGGCGGCCCGACTCTGCGTGAGTCCGACCGGGAAGGGGGCTGA
- the trbJ gene encoding P-type conjugative transfer protein TrbJ: MKSVWLVILLALLPLRPAQALTVFDPANYAQNTLSAARALDQINNQVIQLQNEAQMLIYQARNLTRLPFTVTDQLRTTLAGTDRLIAQARGLAYEVQRMDSDFARLYPEQYATTVGHDRLYQDARARWVNTLAGLHTALQMQAQMVQSLSADESTLSALVGQSQAATGALQAMQATNQLLALQAKQTMQGQQLQLTQDRAVALELARQAAAVERGREITRRFLGTGTPYTPQPVNFYGKDGGE, from the coding sequence ATGAAATCTGTGTGGCTTGTCATCCTGCTGGCGTTGCTGCCGCTGCGTCCAGCGCAGGCACTGACGGTATTTGATCCGGCCAACTATGCGCAGAACACGCTGAGTGCCGCCCGGGCATTGGATCAGATCAACAATCAGGTCATCCAGTTGCAGAACGAGGCGCAGATGCTGATTTATCAGGCCCGCAACCTGACCCGCCTGCCGTTCACGGTAACTGATCAACTGCGTACCACACTGGCGGGCACGGACCGGTTGATTGCCCAGGCGCGTGGCCTGGCCTATGAGGTGCAGCGCATGGACTCAGATTTTGCGCGGCTGTACCCCGAACAGTATGCCACCACAGTGGGCCACGATCGCCTGTATCAGGATGCCCGTGCGCGCTGGGTCAACACGCTGGCAGGCTTGCATACCGCTTTGCAGATGCAGGCACAGATGGTGCAGAGCCTGTCGGCGGACGAAAGCACGCTGTCCGCGCTGGTCGGGCAGAGTCAGGCGGCCACCGGTGCCCTGCAGGCCATGCAGGCGACAAACCAACTGCTGGCGTTGCAGGCGAAACAAACGATGCAGGGCCAGCAGCTCCAGTTGACGCAGGACCGGGCGGTCGCGCTGGAGCTGGCGCGACAGGCGGCGGCGGTTGAACGCGGCCGGGAAATCACGCGGCGTTTTCTGGGCACCGGGACCCCTTACACGCCGCAGCCGGTGAACTTTTACGGTAAGGACGGCGGTGAGTGA